The following are from one region of the Treponema denticola genome:
- the recJ gene encoding single-stranded-DNA-specific exonuclease RecJ, with translation MDWQKKEIGPELVNEIKRKYGCDPLTSAILVRRGIIEGKDILFYLEDDMRYLHSPFLFKNMEDAVDRILDAKEEGEKVLIFGDRDVDGITSTTLLYEALKDMGLDVSWRIPTGDESYGLSVEAVEKHAANDGTLIITVDCGISNFKEIEKANSLGIDVIVVDHHTPQENLPEAAVIINCKMPDSGYPHENLSGCATAWKLITALRFGMQPFYKQQVSLLNVRPVNDAYSIEAVKLVNMVQIGKITETIVPGMLSFSETRLGSFLNGQQIFVWNAPLQKKQLKNIFGNGIEFNFFDFQPEVAKQFPQMGDMSLLRLKEFSTIGKYYEDAQSELETFKNIFITFIQQKNNFYGKREASEIQLVALSTLADLMELTGENRIIVKQGLKEINKKPRLGLVDLMAMQKLLGAPIGTEEIAWNISPLVNASGRMGRPETAIELFLAQDSGERTAKAQEIFQMNEDRRALGSKAWEIALPLAIESLKEYNEKLVVAVSAEFHRGITGILAGKLAEYFKLPALAICLMPDGSAVASIRSARGFRLLDFLEPYSELFLDYGGHDFAAGFGIEQEKLTKFLESLKQFSGSMEFENDADFETLTIDAELPHDYLKPEILNLVDKFEPYGCNSPALTFMTKRVKILNANIIGKAEPLHLRFNLECGKYKWNALYWKAAEKLGTEFKVGDYADIVFNVSKNYFNGTVTPKMVIKDLKKID, from the coding sequence ATGGACTGGCAAAAAAAAGAAATAGGCCCCGAACTTGTAAACGAGATAAAAAGAAAATACGGATGTGATCCTCTGACTTCGGCAATATTGGTACGCCGCGGAATTATCGAAGGGAAGGATATTTTATTCTATTTGGAAGACGATATGCGCTATCTTCACAGTCCCTTCCTATTTAAAAACATGGAAGATGCCGTAGACCGTATCCTGGATGCAAAAGAAGAAGGGGAGAAGGTTTTAATTTTCGGCGACAGGGATGTGGACGGCATTACGAGCACGACCCTTCTTTATGAAGCCTTAAAGGATATGGGGCTTGATGTGTCATGGCGTATTCCTACCGGAGATGAGAGCTACGGGCTTTCCGTGGAAGCCGTGGAAAAGCACGCTGCAAATGACGGCACTCTTATCATAACGGTGGACTGCGGTATTTCCAATTTTAAGGAAATTGAAAAAGCCAATAGTTTAGGTATCGATGTAATAGTAGTTGACCACCATACCCCTCAGGAGAACCTACCTGAGGCAGCCGTAATAATAAACTGTAAGATGCCCGATTCGGGCTATCCCCACGAAAATCTATCGGGCTGTGCTACGGCATGGAAACTTATTACCGCACTTCGTTTCGGTATGCAGCCCTTTTATAAACAGCAAGTTTCCCTTTTAAATGTAAGGCCTGTAAATGACGCTTATTCTATAGAAGCCGTAAAACTTGTAAATATGGTTCAAATCGGAAAAATTACCGAAACCATAGTTCCGGGAATGCTTTCTTTTTCGGAAACGAGGCTGGGCTCTTTTTTAAACGGTCAGCAAATATTCGTATGGAATGCTCCCTTACAAAAAAAACAGCTTAAAAATATCTTCGGAAACGGAATCGAATTTAATTTTTTTGATTTTCAGCCCGAGGTTGCAAAACAATTTCCGCAAATGGGAGATATGAGCCTTTTGCGTTTAAAGGAATTTTCGACAATCGGGAAATATTATGAGGACGCCCAGTCGGAGCTCGAAACCTTTAAAAACATCTTTATAACCTTTATTCAGCAAAAAAACAATTTTTACGGAAAAAGGGAGGCTTCCGAAATTCAGCTGGTAGCCCTTTCTACTCTTGCCGACCTCATGGAATTAACCGGAGAAAACCGCATTATAGTAAAACAAGGTTTAAAAGAAATAAACAAAAAGCCCCGTCTCGGTCTTGTGGACCTGATGGCTATGCAAAAACTTTTAGGGGCACCCATAGGCACCGAAGAGATAGCGTGGAATATCTCGCCATTGGTAAATGCCTCCGGCAGAATGGGAAGGCCCGAAACGGCTATCGAGCTTTTTCTAGCTCAAGATTCGGGTGAAAGAACGGCAAAGGCCCAAGAAATATTTCAAATGAATGAGGACAGAAGGGCTCTTGGTTCCAAGGCTTGGGAAATTGCCCTGCCTCTTGCGATTGAAAGCTTAAAGGAATATAACGAAAAGTTGGTAGTTGCCGTCAGTGCGGAATTTCATCGCGGAATTACCGGAATTCTTGCAGGAAAGTTGGCCGAATACTTTAAGCTGCCGGCCCTTGCTATCTGCCTGATGCCTGACGGCAGTGCCGTTGCCTCGATAAGGTCGGCGAGGGGCTTCCGTCTTTTGGACTTCCTTGAACCCTATAGCGAGCTTTTTTTGGACTACGGCGGACATGATTTTGCGGCAGGTTTCGGCATCGAGCAGGAAAAGCTTACGAAGTTTTTGGAAAGTTTAAAACAATTTTCCGGGTCAATGGAATTTGAAAATGATGCAGATTTCGAAACTCTTACAATTGATGCCGAGCTTCCTCATGATTATTTAAAACCCGAAATCTTAAATTTAGTCGATAAATTTGAGCCTTACGGATGTAATTCTCCGGCTTTGACCTTTATGACAAAGCGGGTAAAAATTTTAAATGCAAACATTATAGGCAAGGCCGAGCCCCTTCATTTGCGCTTTAACTTGGAGTGCGGGAAATATAAATGGAATGCTCTTTATTGGAAGGCTGCCGAAAAACTGGGAACGGAATTTAAGGTTGGGGACTATGCCGACATAGTATTCAATGTATCGAAAAACTATTTTAACGGTACGGTTACTCCTAAAATGGTTATCAAGGATTTAAAAAAAATAGATTAG
- a CDS encoding thymidine phosphorylase: MRATDIIMKKRGIKGQAIEPLNRKEIEFIVNSYVKGEIPEYQISAWLMAVYFNGMTFEETAILTDVMLHSGKVMNLSSLEGPFVDKHSTGGVGDKLSLPLAPIVAANGVKVPMMSGRALGHTGGTLDKLEAVTGYRTNLTEAEFRNFISKTGFAMTGQTKEIVPADRLLYAMRDVTATVESVPLITSSILSKKVAEGSEALVFDVKCGKGAFMKTLSDAEALAVSLVGTAKAMGKKARALITNMNEPLGTMAGNFLEIEETIDILKGQGPADSTELTLQLAAHMLVLGGKAKTEEEGLSLAKEAVSSGKALDLFIKNIELQGGNPKTLMAEYKTRRSKFFEELKAEKDGFIESINAFEVGMAGVNLGVGRNKTTDPVCPDAGVEILKHKGDSVKKGDLIMRVYGKDSASVSASMPLLKNAIEYSDKAPQKDKLIFKIIKQEEL; this comes from the coding sequence ATGAGAGCAACGGATATTATTATGAAAAAACGCGGAATAAAGGGGCAGGCTATAGAGCCCTTAAACCGCAAAGAGATAGAGTTTATTGTAAATTCTTATGTAAAGGGTGAAATTCCGGAGTACCAGATTTCGGCATGGCTTATGGCAGTGTATTTTAACGGGATGACCTTTGAAGAAACGGCTATTCTTACGGATGTTATGCTTCATTCCGGGAAGGTGATGAACCTTTCAAGCCTTGAAGGCCCCTTTGTCGATAAACATTCTACCGGAGGGGTAGGGGATAAGCTCTCGCTTCCTCTTGCTCCCATTGTTGCGGCAAACGGTGTTAAGGTTCCAATGATGAGCGGCCGGGCACTTGGCCACACGGGAGGAACTCTCGATAAGCTTGAGGCAGTTACGGGCTACCGCACCAACTTGACCGAAGCCGAATTTAGGAATTTTATATCAAAAACAGGCTTTGCTATGACGGGGCAGACAAAGGAAATTGTTCCTGCAGACCGCCTTCTATATGCGATGCGGGATGTTACGGCCACAGTCGAATCCGTTCCTCTTATCACTTCAAGTATCCTTTCAAAAAAAGTTGCAGAAGGTTCCGAAGCCCTCGTTTTTGATGTAAAATGCGGAAAGGGTGCCTTTATGAAAACCTTGAGCGATGCGGAAGCCTTGGCGGTGAGCCTTGTAGGTACGGCTAAGGCGATGGGAAAAAAGGCAAGAGCTCTTATAACCAATATGAATGAACCTCTCGGCACGATGGCCGGAAACTTTTTGGAAATAGAAGAAACGATAGATATTTTAAAAGGACAAGGCCCAGCGGACAGTACTGAGCTTACCTTGCAGCTGGCCGCTCATATGCTCGTTCTGGGAGGCAAGGCTAAGACGGAAGAAGAGGGTCTTTCCCTTGCAAAAGAAGCCGTAAGCTCAGGAAAAGCCTTGGATCTTTTTATAAAAAATATAGAACTTCAGGGAGGCAATCCCAAGACCCTTATGGCAGAATATAAAACCCGCCGCAGCAAATTCTTTGAAGAACTGAAGGCAGAAAAGGACGGCTTTATCGAGAGCATTAATGCTTTTGAGGTCGGTATGGCCGGTGTAAACCTTGGAGTCGGAAGAAATAAAACCACCGATCCCGTATGCCCCGATGCCGGAGTTGAAATTTTAAAACACAAGGGCGATTCCGTAAAAAAAGGAGACCTTATAATGAGGGTCTACGGAAAGGATTCGGCTTCGGTTTCCGCTTCAATGCCCTTATTGAAAAACGCTATAGAATATTCCGATAAGGCTCCGCAAAAAGATAAGCTTATTTTTAAAATTATCAAACAAGAAGAACTTTAA